In uncultured Cohaesibacter sp., a genomic segment contains:
- a CDS encoding SMP-30/gluconolactonase/LRE family protein, whose protein sequence is MAFRERLQAWRYNNIPDHLIGEILTKRWTDNAIPFIALIITVAAFGTAIPGFFKPYSLQESTRQLGEFSLVVTGLTVVMLGGGIDLSVGSIFALATFASVGTFFIFEAPVWVCLLAAIATGVACGAINGYLIGFLRLRAFLTTLVTFIIGRALFDILVVQYGAETQMSFMSSDLWDFIGDGTIFGFSVPVLTAIIFALVTHIALTRSRPGWHVQAVGGSRRSAHNAGIRVRRTVFMTYVFSGFCAGISGFLMATRLSSAGPGTGNGLEILALTAAVVGGNSLGGGRGSVVKGIMGAVIVLVMTNGLIRLGFGTGTNQMVLGIMLALAVTIDIRWLKNRHKVLNEVYVAPVYLKMGKSESAEPGSGSAYSLNNKLSSAQHIGLGELEGPEDVILDRNDHLYCGTRHGEIVRYFAPDYKRSEVFAHVGGFPLGLAFDKDENLISCVGAMGLYKISPDREVTRLSAETRRSLTSIVDDARMRDPNDLDIAPDGKIYFTDSTKRYDAHEWMLDSIENRGTGRLLVYDPEDGSTKTLLDGYRYTNGVCMAHDGQSLYFSESWRSRIHRYWIAGPKAGSVECVIKDMPGYTDNINRASDGTYWMAWLGMRTPSFDLSLRHPDMRKRMTRRLPQDDWLFPNINTGGIVKFDDNGKIIQTMGDLTGQSHPMVTSMREHKGKLFIGGILNNRIGLFDIEGADPNWTGMNSYWGEKA, encoded by the coding sequence ATGGCCTTTCGTGAAAGACTGCAAGCCTGGCGTTACAACAATATTCCCGATCATCTCATCGGGGAAATCCTGACCAAGCGTTGGACGGATAACGCCATTCCCTTTATTGCCCTGATCATCACAGTGGCCGCCTTCGGAACCGCGATTCCGGGCTTTTTCAAACCTTACTCCTTGCAGGAATCCACCCGGCAGTTGGGCGAATTCTCGCTGGTTGTCACCGGCCTGACCGTGGTTATGCTCGGTGGCGGCATCGATTTGTCGGTCGGCTCCATTTTCGCGCTGGCGACTTTTGCCTCGGTCGGAACCTTCTTCATCTTCGAAGCACCTGTATGGGTCTGCCTTCTGGCGGCGATCGCGACGGGCGTTGCCTGCGGTGCGATCAATGGCTATCTCATCGGCTTCCTGCGCCTGCGCGCCTTCCTGACCACTCTGGTGACCTTCATCATCGGACGGGCCCTGTTTGACATTCTGGTGGTGCAATATGGTGCCGAAACGCAGATGTCTTTCATGTCTTCCGATCTGTGGGACTTCATCGGCGACGGCACCATTTTCGGCTTCTCCGTTCCTGTCCTGACAGCGATCATTTTTGCGCTGGTCACACATATTGCTCTTACCAGATCCCGCCCCGGCTGGCATGTCCAGGCGGTTGGTGGGTCTCGCCGCTCGGCGCATAATGCCGGTATCCGCGTGCGGCGCACTGTTTTCATGACCTATGTCTTTTCCGGCTTTTGTGCCGGTATCTCCGGCTTTCTGATGGCGACCCGTCTCTCCAGTGCCGGGCCGGGCACCGGCAATGGCCTTGAGATTCTGGCCCTGACCGCTGCCGTGGTGGGGGGCAACTCCCTTGGTGGTGGGCGCGGCTCCGTCGTCAAGGGCATCATGGGCGCGGTGATCGTGCTGGTGATGACCAACGGTCTCATTCGCCTTGGCTTCGGCACGGGCACCAACCAGATGGTGCTCGGCATCATGCTGGCGCTGGCGGTGACCATCGATATCCGCTGGCTGAAAAACCGCCACAAGGTGCTCAATGAGGTCTATGTCGCGCCGGTCTATCTGAAAATGGGCAAGTCGGAATCCGCCGAACCCGGCTCCGGTTCTGCCTATTCCCTCAACAACAAGCTTTCATCGGCACAACATATCGGCCTTGGCGAGTTGGAAGGGCCAGAAGACGTCATTTTGGACCGCAATGATCATCTCTATTGCGGTACGCGCCATGGCGAGATCGTTCGCTACTTCGCGCCCGACTATAAGCGCTCTGAAGTCTTTGCCCATGTCGGAGGTTTCCCGCTTGGGCTGGCTTTTGACAAGGACGAGAATCTCATTTCCTGCGTCGGAGCCATGGGCCTTTACAAGATCTCACCCGATCGCGAAGTGACAAGGCTTTCTGCCGAAACCCGCCGTTCGCTGACATCCATCGTCGATGACGCCCGCATGCGCGACCCCAACGATCTGGACATCGCGCCGGACGGCAAGATCTATTTCACCGATAGCACCAAGCGCTATGATGCTCATGAATGGATGCTCGATTCCATCGAGAACCGCGGCACCGGTCGCCTCTTGGTCTATGATCCCGAGGATGGTTCTACCAAGACCCTCTTGGATGGCTATCGCTATACCAACGGCGTCTGCATGGCCCATGACGGCCAGTCGCTCTATTTCTCGGAAAGCTGGAGAAGCCGTATCCATCGCTACTGGATTGCCGGTCCGAAGGCAGGTTCTGTGGAATGCGTCATCAAGGATATGCCGGGATATACCGACAATATCAACCGTGCCTCCGATGGCACCTACTGGATGGCATGGCTGGGCATGCGCACGCCGAGTTTCGATCTTTCGCTGCGTCATCCGGATATGCGCAAGCGCATGACCCGTCGTCTACCGCAGGATGACTGGCTGTTCCCCAACATCAACACCGGCGGCATCGTCAAGTTCGACGATAATGGCAAGATCATCCAGACTATGGGCGATCTCACCGGCCAGAGCCACCCGATGGTAACTTCCATGCGCGAGCATAAGGGCAAGCTCTTTATCGGCGGCATTCTGAACAATCGTATCGGCCTGTTCGACATTGAAGGGGCCGACCCGAACTGGACGGGCATGAATTCCTATTGGGGAGAAAAAGCATGA
- a CDS encoding sugar ABC transporter ATP-binding protein gives MEPIIRMEKITKAYRGVPAIREVDFELHKGEVHALLGENGAGKSTLTKMMAGVVEPTAGKMFHHGKETVFANPNEALEAGIAMVFQETSLVPSMTVAQNLYLGSENFLNRLRGTFISAQQFLQSLNFSVDPTALVATLGAAKRQMVEIARAVHHKAEVIIFDEPTATLTPEEKRHFFALVDRLKKSGVSIIFISHALEEALQISDRITILRDGELVASDKTENFTRDTVIAAMVGRTLSGELYRDRGASGVRKAGKKVLSVQDISMGAMVRNNSFSIFAGQITGVFGLIGSGRTETFKIISGIYKRDFLRGGTVVLNEKPTRYYVPREAVNDGIVYVTEDRKSEGFFETMSIAENIYAGLIAAGHDKAWYISQKEMKDVSAAWSEKLNIRAINDNARVVELSGGNQQKVVIGKGLVQQPKLVIFDEPTRGVDVGAIAEIHQIINGLADQGLAVVVISSYLPEIMNLSDRILVCRQGRIVEEFSPAEATEEKIMYAAVH, from the coding sequence ATGGAACCCATCATTCGCATGGAAAAAATCACCAAGGCCTATCGCGGCGTTCCCGCCATCAGGGAGGTGGATTTCGAGCTGCACAAGGGCGAGGTTCACGCGCTTCTGGGCGAGAATGGAGCGGGCAAATCGACCCTTACCAAGATGATGGCCGGGGTGGTCGAACCCACCGCAGGCAAGATGTTCCATCATGGCAAGGAGACCGTTTTTGCCAACCCGAACGAAGCGCTGGAAGCTGGCATTGCCATGGTGTTTCAGGAAACCAGTCTGGTCCCGTCTATGACGGTGGCGCAAAATCTCTATCTGGGTTCGGAGAATTTCCTCAATCGCCTGCGCGGCACCTTCATCTCGGCCCAGCAATTCCTGCAGTCGCTCAATTTCTCTGTCGATCCCACCGCGCTGGTCGCCACCCTAGGGGCTGCCAAGCGGCAGATGGTCGAGATTGCCCGCGCCGTCCATCACAAGGCCGAGGTGATCATTTTCGACGAGCCGACCGCGACCCTGACACCGGAAGAAAAACGCCATTTCTTCGCGTTGGTGGATCGTCTGAAGAAAAGCGGCGTCTCCATCATCTTTATCAGCCACGCACTGGAAGAGGCTTTGCAGATTTCTGATCGCATCACCATTCTGCGCGACGGTGAACTGGTGGCCAGCGACAAGACCGAAAATTTCACCCGCGACACGGTGATTGCCGCCATGGTCGGACGCACCCTTTCCGGTGAGCTTTATCGTGATCGTGGTGCAAGCGGCGTGCGCAAAGCTGGCAAGAAGGTATTGTCCGTGCAGGATATCTCCATGGGAGCCATGGTCCGCAACAATTCCTTCTCCATCTTTGCCGGTCAGATCACCGGCGTGTTCGGCCTGATCGGCTCGGGCCGGACGGAAACCTTCAAGATCATATCCGGCATCTACAAGCGCGATTTTCTGCGTGGCGGAACCGTGGTGCTGAATGAAAAGCCGACCCGCTATTATGTCCCGCGAGAAGCGGTCAATGACGGCATCGTCTATGTCACCGAGGACAGAAAAAGCGAGGGCTTTTTCGAGACCATGTCGATTGCAGAGAATATCTATGCTGGCCTGATCGCCGCCGGGCATGACAAGGCCTGGTATATCAGCCAGAAAGAGATGAAAGATGTTTCCGCCGCCTGGTCGGAAAAGCTCAATATCCGGGCGATCAACGACAATGCCCGCGTGGTCGAGCTTTCCGGTGGTAACCAGCAGAAGGTGGTGATCGGCAAGGGACTGGTGCAGCAGCCAAAACTGGTGATCTTCGATGAACCCACCCGCGGGGTGGATGTCGGCGCCATTGCCGAAATTCATCAGATCATCAATGGACTGGCCGATCAGGGCCTCGCTGTGGTGGTGATCTCGTCCTATCTGCCGGAAATCATGAATCTGTCAGATCGTATTCTCGTCTGTCGGCAGGGGCGCATCGTGGAAGAATTCTCGCCCGCCGAGGCGACGGAAGAAAAAATCATGTATGCGGCGGTCCATTAG
- a CDS encoding carboxymuconolactone decarboxylase family protein, translated as MATVKLLSDEEAEKIPAVKEVFDEIRELRKTDFINNFWRVLGAADPALLKRTWEGLKAVMLVPGNIDPMTREMIYIAVSAANSCSYCIHSHTAQARAKGMGEDTYAELLSIIGLAAQTNHLVTALQVPVDPEFMA; from the coding sequence ATGGCAACTGTAAAATTGCTGAGCGATGAAGAAGCCGAGAAAATTCCGGCCGTGAAGGAAGTCTTTGATGAAATCCGCGAGCTTCGCAAGACGGACTTCATCAACAATTTCTGGCGCGTGTTGGGCGCTGCAGATCCGGCCTTGCTCAAGCGCACATGGGAAGGCCTGAAGGCCGTCATGCTGGTGCCGGGCAATATTGATCCCATGACACGGGAAATGATCTATATCGCGGTGTCTGCGGCGAATTCCTGCTCTTACTGCATTCATTCGCACACGGCTCAGGCCCGCGCCAAGGGTATGGGCGAGGACACCTATGCCGAGCTGCTTTCCATTATCGGTCTGGCCGCCCAGACCAACCATCTGGTGACGGCTTTGCAGGTTCCTGTCGATCCGGAATTCATGGCCTGA
- a CDS encoding quinone oxidoreductase — MDMALVASRPGGPEVMEWCALETAVPGPNEALVRHTAIGVNFIDVYNRTGLYPWPEDTMIPGAEAAGVVEAVGEDVTGLKVGDRVAYVLKFGAYRERRVLPADRLVVLPDGVSDDLAASVMLKGLTAQYLVTSTYAVKAGDTVLVHAAAGGVGLILGQWLKALGARAIGTAGTAEKVALAKKHGYGDVINYREEDFAERVMELTGGEGCEVVYDSVGKDTWRGSIACLKPFGMFANFGQSSGMITDFKLSDLAAGSKAASRPVLFDYVAKRCDLERRAADLFNRLVSGDVKADIFASMPLKDAAKAHMALEGRKTTGATILKP, encoded by the coding sequence ATGGATATGGCACTTGTCGCTTCCAGACCGGGTGGTCCGGAAGTCATGGAGTGGTGCGCTCTGGAAACAGCTGTTCCCGGCCCGAACGAGGCCTTGGTGCGCCACACCGCAATTGGCGTCAACTTTATCGATGTCTATAACAGAACAGGCCTTTATCCCTGGCCAGAAGACACCATGATTCCGGGTGCCGAGGCGGCCGGAGTGGTCGAAGCTGTTGGTGAAGATGTAACCGGATTGAAGGTCGGAGACAGGGTTGCCTATGTCCTCAAATTCGGTGCCTATCGCGAGCGTCGGGTGTTGCCCGCAGACCGGCTGGTTGTTCTGCCAGACGGCGTGTCCGATGATCTTGCCGCTTCCGTCATGCTGAAGGGCCTGACAGCGCAATATCTCGTCACCTCGACCTATGCCGTCAAGGCCGGAGACACCGTTCTGGTGCATGCCGCAGCTGGTGGGGTAGGGCTCATTCTCGGCCAATGGCTCAAGGCCCTTGGAGCTCGCGCCATCGGTACCGCCGGTACGGCTGAAAAGGTCGCTCTGGCCAAAAAGCATGGCTATGGCGACGTGATCAACTATCGCGAGGAGGATTTCGCCGAGCGGGTCATGGAGCTGACCGGAGGTGAGGGTTGTGAAGTGGTCTATGACAGCGTCGGCAAGGACACATGGCGCGGCTCAATCGCTTGCCTCAAGCCTTTCGGCATGTTCGCCAATTTCGGCCAGTCTTCCGGCATGATCACCGATTTCAAGCTCTCCGATCTGGCCGCAGGCTCAAAGGCTGCAAGCCGTCCCGTTCTGTTCGACTATGTGGCCAAGCGTTGTGATCTGGAAAGGCGTGCCGCCGACCTGTTCAACCGGCTCGTCAGTGGCGATGTGAAGGCAGACATTTTCGCCTCCATGCCACTTAAAGACGCAGCTAAGGCCCACATGGCGCTGGAAGGCAGAAAGACCACTGGTGCCACCATTCTCAAGCCTTGA
- a CDS encoding LysR substrate-binding domain-containing protein codes for MHLRYIKFFMAVAETKSFTQAAQKMNTAQPSLSRQIKKLEEIVGTALVIRNTHEVRLTDAGQIFYEQSRSILDQVDRAISAAQNVASKKASSTTIGFVSGTEAPFLIDIFSDIVERCKTLHISFRGQRERHLLESLYEGDVDAAVLAGPITDPDLLSQVIVSQPLLAAIPANHPIANEKIVSFTQLLSLPFVAPDPDFAPNYHAVIQSFARRQQITFLPTKTACDSILMRLQLVGSGVGFALITQYQTRFLPEKVVARPLDLDTSFDLVLAWRKDNQSKALWEVIENIQTSLIDEDLDMKIDRHASGLEELADFRLPL; via the coding sequence ATGCATCTGCGCTATATAAAATTCTTCATGGCAGTGGCTGAAACAAAAAGCTTTACGCAGGCAGCGCAAAAGATGAATACGGCCCAGCCCTCGCTCAGCCGTCAGATCAAAAAGCTGGAGGAGATTGTCGGAACTGCGCTGGTCATCCGAAATACCCATGAAGTCCGCCTGACCGACGCCGGTCAGATTTTCTATGAACAGAGCCGATCCATTCTCGATCAGGTCGACAGGGCAATTTCGGCGGCTCAGAATGTCGCCAGCAAGAAAGCCAGCAGCACGACCATCGGATTTGTTTCCGGCACCGAGGCCCCCTTCCTCATCGACATTTTCTCTGACATCGTCGAGCGCTGCAAGACGCTGCATATTTCATTTCGCGGCCAAAGAGAACGGCATTTGCTGGAAAGTCTTTATGAGGGCGATGTGGATGCAGCAGTTCTGGCCGGGCCGATAACCGATCCGGACCTGCTGTCACAGGTGATCGTCAGCCAGCCGCTGCTTGCAGCCATTCCGGCCAACCATCCCATTGCCAATGAAAAGATCGTTTCCTTCACTCAATTGCTCAGCCTGCCCTTTGTCGCTCCGGATCCGGACTTTGCCCCCAATTATCATGCGGTCATCCAGTCCTTTGCGCGTCGGCAGCAAATAACCTTCCTGCCGACGAAAACCGCTTGTGACAGCATTCTCATGCGGCTGCAATTGGTGGGCAGCGGCGTCGGCTTTGCGCTTATCACGCAATATCAGACCCGCTTCCTGCCTGAAAAAGTGGTGGCGCGACCGCTGGATCTGGATACATCCTTCGATCTGGTTCTTGCCTGGCGCAAGGACAACCAGTCCAAGGCCTTGTGGGAAGTTATCGAGAATATTCAAACCAGCCTGATTGACGAGGATCTTGATATGAAAATAGACCGGCATGCATCCGGTCTGGAAGAGCTGGCCGACTTCAGATTGCCGCTTTAG